In Citrus sinensis cultivar Valencia sweet orange chromosome 3, DVS_A1.0, whole genome shotgun sequence, the sequence AATCTTGTCACTCCCGGTGAGGAATTCAAGCTCCACATCACTGACTTTGATTACCTCTGCCTTGTCCCAGATGCTCATTATCTGCTCACGCGCCTCCTCCGGCGAGGGCCACAACGGTAGCCGGAGGTTGGGGTCGTATGAGAGCAGGGCTCCTGCTTCCTTGGCTGCTTTCATTGCCTCTAAGTGAGCTGATCGGCATGGCTCCACTATCAGGCTTATTGATCCATAGTGGAAAACTTTGGCCTGCACGCAGACCAAactaaaattaagataaacaataaacacaagtaaaatccaaaaataaaattaaaaaacgtGTGAAATGTGAATGCAAGGCGCGTGAGGATTTTAGTCAAAAAGTAGCTactattaaagacaataatggcACTGAACACAAATATTTCATGAGTGTTTTAACCATATCGaattaactaatattttttgggacattaataattaatttcggAAATGTAAATAAATGGTGGGCGCGTGGGAAAGAGacaacaattaaaaagaaatccGTAGGAAGGGTCCACGGTATAATAATGGAATCCAGGTGGTGGGTAAAAACTACACGATTAGATCTGAGTGCCGAACGCATGCGGGGTCCCACATCTAATAAGTCTGACGTGTcgagatttttaatttttcgaCTCTGGCGCACGTGAGAGCACGTGACGTTAAACACCTAAGCCGCTATACTCATCATcccaaaaaagaataatgatcACAGTCAGCTTTTCTATTTAGAAATTCAACAAGGGCCGCTTGATGTCATGATTCACGCCTCAAGTGGGACCCGTCTGCGATGATATAAGCTGGATCAACAGAAAATTACTTAAGATGTGTCTAAAGATTTAAGTCATTGCCTGTGACTCCATCAACCAACGGGCCGGCCGGTGATTTAGCGCCGCCGTTGCAAAAATCCAAAagtcaatattttttattttaatttttttttgtttggctCGGACTCGAATGAAAAAATCTAGCGAGAGAAATTGGGAGTGAAAAGGGGAGTAAGTGGGACCCGCTGTCCCGGTAAGTGGCAAGATCCCGCAGACCGCGCGTGAGATTCATGAAAAAggatacaaaagtaaaaacgaaattaaaaaaaaaattaacgtaCAGATCTGATCAGCTCAAGATTAAGCTCGTCGGGTCTCAAGAGCATATCAGCGCTGGGGTTTCTGTAAAACATGAACTCGCGCTCGCCGTCAGCCCGCAGGGTCACGAATGCAAGGGCAGTTCTGGCACCCTGGTCAAAGTTGATGCCGTCAGCGCTGACTCCGTTCTCCTTCAAGATCCCAGCGAGCATGTGACCGAACTCGTCGTCGCCGAGCTTGCCGACGAAGGCTGCCTTGCCTCCGAGGCGAGCTACAGCTATGGCGACGTTGGCGGGGGCGCCGCCGGGGGCCTTGAGGAATCCAGGGGCCTCGGCGAGGGAGACGCCGGAGACCGTCGGGACGAAGTCTATGAGCATCTCGCCGAAGGACACGATCAGGCTTGAGGAGGATGAAACGGCGCCGTTTGTAGCCATTTGTACAAAAATCGAAACGTTGTGTATTGAATAGAGAGAGAGTTTATGAAGAGAAATAATATCAatagagggagagagagattaaGAAGTACGTGGGAAGGGGTATTTATAGAGAGGAGTTGGTGGGTGTCGTTAGAAAttggattaaatttaattaataattataaattaaaataattaaaaaaaaaaaaaaagagtaagcGTAATTTATGGGTAAGTGACATTAATTGGAGATCTTTTTCCTTCcggaatttcttttcttatcttCGATTGTAATTGCAATTGGTTTGgataataatttgttttagatatttatttgTGGGTCCatgcaatatttattatttatttattcttataattttgtttctcattttagatttaagtttaagtAGGGACTTAGGAGACTTTCAGACGTGAAAAGGATAggaaatgattttatatttaatttcttaatgtaGGAATGGAGGGAATGAGGTGAAatcttcatctttttattttttattttattttaaaattattaaaaaataaataatcaaattgaaattgtaaaataatatttattcaaacaacataaatattaattaagataaaaattttaatgtaatttagaTTTAACTACAACTCAAAGCACAATCCACAAACAGAGGAGTAAGAGGTAAGAGCTTTTATTAAGAGTAATAATTTAAGTACCtatatctattttatttatttcattattaacattaaagtaatttttttattataaaattatgaaaattgactaaaataatgattatgatgatttatattttatagtataacttttgtaatggattaatgttaatgtaagatatattatcaaattttacttttatttaaatttttttaatatgattaaattaagtttagaaattaaaaatgtatcaATTATTCGAGAATCATGGATTTCATTTCCTCTCCTCAAGCAATTCTAATGGGGGCATGAAAGGAACAAAGACATATGCAGAACATTGAGATTGAGTATGAAAATATAGGTCCCCTCTCCTTCTCTCCCCATTATCGTCCCTAAGTTTAACTACTTACAGAGTATAGCTTTATGagtttcttttgaattaatatttacgATTGAAAATCCGATTCGTAATAGATTGgatctattttaaaaactttcgGTCTCCTTCACAATGCACACTGAATAATTTGAAGTGGCTTGATATGatgtttattatattaatgaaacaaaagaaaattcataaatttattattcatttaacaaatttattaataaagaataacgaagattaataattttatctaaaaaaatatacccaaaaaaaattggaattaaTGAAGTTAAATAatccaaaaatatttgaagaaagcATGTTGGAAGTGAGGGGATGGGTTACAAGTTTACGTAGCTCGTGAATAGAGAGAATCACGTTGCCCAATGGGCAATGGCTGTCATTTATtgaacaaataatataatacgacacattcatcttcttctttttattaaaaaaaaaaaaacaaatttaataatcaaatactGTCTAATCTTACCGtggtttttctttattttaatttatttttttttaacattagtcggtgtttaattaattaataaattaacaacaCAAAATCGCCCACTCCCATGACAAAATCCAACTTGTATTCTAGAATGTTCTACTCATCCgtgactttttctttttcttttttctttaatttttaatttttaattttgacagAAATTTACTGGAACCTACCTTGATCAAACGCAATGACAGATAAATACAATtcaaatgttgaaaataaataaaaaaacagagTCTTTAACATAGTCGAAAACAATGCACTCAACTTGTTGGTCTCATGTCTCGAATGTTTTGTTAGTCATTCATACaatatgttattaattatttatcaaataaacgtttaaaataattattttttcccttttttatctattaattttatttttaaaatagtgaaagaaattaataataatgattgtaaatgttatttatttttagacaGAATCTTCATCATTAAGTCGATAAActaacaattttcttttttctttacgAGCTAGAAAGATTGCTAGATTAGGATAACCCCTTATAGGAAAATCAATGTATGgagtaataaattaaaaaacaaaaatcctaTTTTCCTttagagataatctcttttagttaaatttacttcaaagaaagaaagtgaaTCCGTTCAAAAGGATTAGAATGGTATCCGCAATCCTCTATTAATTAAACTTCTGATTCTTGAGGTTTCTTATTCCATTAAACTTGTTATCTTATGTGAAAGATTCAATTGGATTTGGATCATATTCTTGCATTTTGGATTAGTTCAGAACACCTTTATCAAGTGATTTATTCAAGTCTATCTATCAAATTAGCAGGACTATctagaaattgattttgattttggataaaacaaattcatcCAAAAATTCATCCAATTAAATGTCTAATCGAACTTGAAAAGCCCTAATATTTTGTTGAgacatttttctaattttaaaaattcattctaAGACTCTCTTGGAATCTTCagaattatcataatttttttattaaaaaaattataaacacttagtagaatttataaattttatcacgGAATACAAAGacctttaaaattatttaaacaactcaataacttgaaattaaaaatccaaTGGCCCTAATCCTAGTCTATTAAGAAAGACATTTTGTATAAtgttgataacaaaattatggaaaaaagttatttaatcataaaaatacaTCATGggcaaatttatatatatatatatatacaaaaatattcaagTTCGAAATTTTAAAGACAAAGTTACAGTTTTAAGCCTTTAAAGCCGTGCGGTTTTAAAACTTTCCTGCACTTTAAAAtccttaatatatatatatatatatatgaatggAAGACATAACTTCTGTattcattgttattttttaaaattatccctGCAGAGTAAGTTACCCCTATCCAATtgttactcttttttttttaataccttAATCGTAATTTTTATTAGACTCAAACTCAAACCTTAACATTTTATCATACATTCAACATCTTCAATTTCATCTATCTATTCAGATAATTTAGGttcaaatttaacattttacGATTACCCAATCAGTttctctcaaaaaaaaaaaaattgtttttcagTGGGTTGATTTTGATCCCACAACCACAGATGATATAAAAACCCACATTTTTAGACAAAGTCTGAGTTGATGAAAATGGTGGGTCACCGTCCGTCACCCATAGtttttataagtttaatttttattttcttgttatgTTAcgttgaaaataaaaattataaaaccatTCAAGTGGCTGGCCACTTGCTTGTTGTGCACATTACAGCAGTTGGTGAagatcaattattattttttatcagaaaTTTCTCAGCAGACAGTCTTTTTGTTGTCACAACTCAGAACCGAGAatgaaatttataaagaaattcCCCTAGTCCCAAAGTCCCAAGTCCCAAGTCCCTACCACTACACAACACTCTCTCCACACCAAATTCAtttggaattttatttataatttttttttctaaactttaaatgagttatttttatttttaaaaatttattgttaagaTGAGCCCAATTATTGAgctatattaaaaattttaaactgcATATTACAAACAGCATGTAAATTACATTACaggatatatttttttgtatatataaacCATATAAAATCtctttctaaatttgataAGTCATTGCTTTCCGATTGGTTGCAGCTATGCTTTCTGATTGAGTTtacttttgtatttatttattaactaaattTCTGAATGTGGGCAGTGAGTCAAATATTAGTTGTCGTAtttgatgagttgatcatgACTCTCTTCTACAACATgtgcattatttttttttttccaaacaccttttttttatttgtaattattatatgtCGTGTTTAGTGCATTTTGTTTTGCAAACTCGCACCGCAACTTGCCAGATCGGCAGATCCCATGTGCTTGCAagaaacccttttttttttttaaagtagttTCAATTGATTTATTCTGATGCAAATCAAATCTATTTGGAACTTTGTTTTTAAggaatttatttgtaatattgaaaaaaaaaatacgaacttcattttccattttttttttcttccaagtTATTACCTAGAaaaacagtaaaagaaaatgatggatttgtttgaaatCGGAGACGACAATAGCCATGCTCCAAAAGACaacaaaatatagaaatagaaacatgtttcaacattttgaaaaaaaaaaagaaaaaagtccTACGTAAATGCCAATTTGGTGGAGACAAAATCTTTGCTACTTTAGTTTTTGAAGTAAAATAAGGATAGTATATGAAGAcaatttacttattaaataatgaagACAGTTTACTTATTAAAGAAACTATGGTTCAAAACAACTACATCTAATTTGACACCCCATATATTAACCTTATATCTGAGGACAAATGTTTGATGACATATGTTTGAGGGAAGCGAACGAGTTCCTTTTGTATAAAagatagaattttattttaattaagggaAAATGACACCAATTCTCCTTTAGTTTGATAAACATTCacatatgttattttttaagataacaTGCATCcatttatatgtttaaaaataattatacgaactattttttagaaatataaacccatttttatatttagaaataattacACATTCATATAGACCCCCATGGTTTGTCTAGAAAGAGAATTTACGTGTTCCAAAAGGGGTGTAtgtgactatttttaaaaatatagagtTTTTGTAACCATTTCACCATATCACGAGAGTGTTAgtgtcttttttttcctttaattaatttatcttgttttttaattatgacGGGAATATTCTTATGGTATATTAGTCTCTATTAATGTCATGAATTTTTCCAATATCACGTTACTTCGTATATGAAACTTTATCCCAATTTTATATGTGTATTATTCATTTActgtattttgttttattagaaactattgatacaaattttgtCCCAACTTATGATGTAGAAATTTCGACTGAGGACGACCCCCTTAGGACTTGGGTTCCCTTTATTGGATTTGATGATAGTGAGTTTATCATTTTGGTTGATCTTAATGGGTATTTATATATCCTATTATGAGTTTACTTCTTTAGGCAATCAGAATGTCCTTATCTAATGATACTCTATAAACACGAGAAAAATATAAGAGGGTCGGCTTTGCCGGCGTAAACTCTCCGACGGTCAAATCAGTCACTGgacttttgaaaatataaatttagaaagagaaatattaGAGGGAGAAAGTTAGCCCTTTTTACTTTTGAGTCTCTTTCTTCTTACCTTTTAGTGAGAATGAAAGACATATTCATCGGCCAAACTGATTTGACTTGAGTCCTAGTTATTTTGATGACAAATGTCATTGTTCTTGTGACATTTGGCAACACTTGTCTTTTAGTACCCATGTTGATTGACACATGGATATACAAACTTGTCTACGGATTAAaggaagaaatattttatcctTAGGTTATTTTTACTAAGACCTTAGGATCATATGAGCCTTCAAACTTAGGAGGTTTGTCCTAGGATAAGAGCCTATAATATCAACATCTTTTGGGCTTTGAAGGCTTATTACTTAGGAAGATCATTCTAGGTGGTTTGTCCGCCACTTCGTGGGattaattgagagaaaatttattaaatggaccgtattgagattaaatttatttaggcCTTATtagacttattttatttttggtccaacaGAAACTAATTACAGATTTTGTAGCCACcgaaaatcaaatttagagaTCTAGAGATAGGGCTTGATATAGACACTTATTTCATtaacaatacaaattaataatttataaaattgattccaataccttttttttcataaatttactCCCacttaaacaaattttttaaaaataatataaaaattgagtGGAGTCAATTACCCATACTAGCTTCTACGTATTTCCGCCCAATTTTAGAGAATCCTCCCTCTTTATATATCTGAAACCTAACTGCtttaaaaataaccaaattaTCCCCagtatttcattttcaatcgTAAATAAGAGCATGCAACTTGATACTAAACAATATCTTAATCATTTCAATAGCGTTGGGACCTCCTCATCTAAATAATGAGATTGAGAGTTTAAGTCTCCTTAAGTGTGttacaagaataaaatttatctttttttttttttcttaataataggGGCGATCTCAGTAAACGTTTTCAACAAAATATACtttgtaatataataataaaagaaaataaaagtgagTAGAGTCACTGAGTCAGATCATTCCTTAGATTATTttactgaaataaaaattaatatctcGTTTTCACAAAATTTGATCGATAAGATGTCGAGATGTTTAAATATAGATTACGTGTGACAAGACTCTCTAAGTGGTCATAATTTTCCAGAGCTTAGTGCCTCACGTACCCTCAAAGATTCAAAGCTTTGTCTTTAGCAAGCACTTGGTGAGTTTGGATGACGATATGGAAAGCACTTCCGAATAAGCACTTCCGAATAAACACTTCCTCCTAAGTTCGTTTGACATTTTGAAGCTCATATGATCCAAAGAAGGAAACCCTTTGCCTGCCTT encodes:
- the LOC102625452 gene encoding probable fructokinase-4 — translated: MATNGAVSSSSSLIVSFGEMLIDFVPTVSGVSLAEAPGFLKAPGGAPANVAIAVARLGGKAAFVGKLGDDEFGHMLAGILKENGVSADGINFDQGARTALAFVTLRADGEREFMFYRNPSADMLLRPDELNLELIRSAKVFHYGSISLIVEPCRSAHLEAMKAAKEAGALLSYDPNLRLPLWPSPEEAREQIMSIWDKAEVIKVSDVELEFLTGSDKIDDESALSLWHPNLKLLLVTLGEHGCRYYTKSFKGAVDAFHVNTVDTTGAGDAFVGALLGKLVDDQSVLEDETRLREILKFANACGAITTTKKGAIPALPTESEALNLLKGA